Proteins from a single region of Carassius gibelio isolate Cgi1373 ecotype wild population from Czech Republic chromosome B15, carGib1.2-hapl.c, whole genome shotgun sequence:
- the LOC127972902 gene encoding uncharacterized protein LOC127972902, whose protein sequence is MFDMAATEANAEPVQADIVENKAEEETTKPASVSTEEAPASTEETQPTTEATPSTEQPADSKSKPASEKIWDSFLNKSGLGKVMGGKKKKEQQTGAEDTPGEEQDKGSSQNDQGDTAGPKEQESTQPAEAGEAAADGQTIEKAPENEEASQEQKASGAKPKQGEKSSVRDFIRKPVAKIFSHKSTDKKEGTGALQKHDKIRSKSLDRLEDIDASTNVADQAEEPPTAEEPDKSNPQTTKNMKRWHSFKKLMAQKSHKKSTDESKDAEGAEGTSADGAGDSGTLDSTTKSEHSGQKRWKLKRSWTFQGMKRDSSVVGIHKPKDKDSSDVKDENAPEAEQGTEDVKVASDVEAQEKTNAEGEEEKGATATTQHAKSVDHHANEIWTSFKKRVIPKSKKAADSGGVEEEAAGEQEQNDEPQAGKDSGKTAKAKRTHFNRAVSLKNFILRKGKSTSMDMGESTAQKDGDGTGESEAKDLDGLDDTAGETDVPQTGSEEQTVAPSESNNEAQVAGEHKSSDGEERSQTSAPSGQPSDKSHIADPAPEGGGQTEPKANGENGCLDATSEDTAAHNHEATTQNDVKDEETNQETIDSSGKTCPKDGKILNQDGKCDTVNEVAQSEKKAGNV, encoded by the exons ATGTTCGATATGGCGGCAACCGAGGCTAATGCAGAGCCTGTCCAAGCAGACATTGTCGAGAACAAGGCAGAGGAAGAAACCACAAAACCAGCCTCAGTTTCAACAGAGGAAGCCCCAGCTTCAACAGAGGAAACACAGCCTACTACTGAGGCAACGCCAAGCACAGAGCAACCAGCTGATAGCAAATCTAAGCCAGCCTCTGAGAAAATATGGgactcttttttaaataaaagtgggCTTGGAAAAGTAAtgggagggaaaaaaaagaaggagCAGCAGACAGGAGCTGAAGATACTCCTGGCGAGGAGCAGGATAAGGGCTCTAGCCAGAACGATCAAGGGGATACTGCAGGCCCTAAAGAGCAGGAATCTACTCAGCCAGCAGAAGCTGGTGAGGCTGCAGCTGACGGGCAGACTATTGAAAAAGCACCAGAAAATGAAGAGGCTTCCCAAGAGCAAAAGGCATCTGGTGCCAAGCCAAAGCAAGGAGAGAAGTCTAGTGTTAGGGACTTCATTCGCAAGCCTGTTGCTAAAATTTTCTCGCACAAAAGCACAGACAAAAAGGAGGGAACAGGGGcactccaaaaacatgacaaGATTCGGTCAAAATCACTAGACAGGCTGGAGGATATTGATGCCAGTACAAATGTGGCAGACCAAGCAGAGGAGCCTCCGACTGCAGAAGAGCCAGACAAGTCTAACCcccaaacaacaaaaaacatgaagCGCTGGCACTCTTTTAAGAAACTCATGGCTCAGAAAAGTCACAAGAAAAGCACAGATGAGTCCAAGGATGCTGAGGGAGCAGAAGGAACCAGTGCAGATGGAGCAGGAGACAGTGGGACACTGGATTCCACTACAAAGTCAGAGCACTCTGGCCAAAAAAGGTGGAAACTAAAGAGATCCTGGACATTCCAAGGTATGAAGAGAGATTCATCAGTTGTTGGAATCCACAAACCAAAGGACAAAGActcttcagatgttaaagacGAAAATGCCCCAGAGGCTGAACAGGGGACGGAAGATGTAAAGGTAGCCAGTGACGTAGAAGCACAGGAGAAGACTAATGCAGAGGGTGAGGAAGAAAAAGGAGCAACTGCTACTACACAGCATGCAAAGTCGGTGGACCATCATGCAAATGAGATctggacttctttcaaaaaacgaGTAATTCCCAAATCAAAGAAGGCAGCTGACTCAGGTGGAGTAGAGGAGGAAGCAGCGGGTGAGCAAGAGCAGAATGATGAACCACAGGCGGGTAAAGACTCAGGCAAGACGGCCAAGGCAAAAAGGACACACTTCAACCGTGCTGTGTCACTAAAGAACTTCATACTGCGAAAGGGGAAGAGCACCAGCATGGACATGGGGGAAAGTACAGCCCAGAAAGATGGAGATGGTACTGGTGAGAGTGAGGCTAAAGACTTGGATGGCCTTGATGACACAGCTGGGGAAACTGATGTCCCACAGACTGGATCAGAGGAGCAGACTGTGGCTCCGAGTGAGAGCAATAATGAAGCTCAGGTGGCAGGCGAACACAAGAGTTCTGATGGAGAGGAGAGGTCCCAAACTAGTGCACCATCTGGTCAGCCATCAGACAAGTCTCACATAGCGGATCCAGCACCAGAGGGTGGAGGCCAGACAGAGCCAAAAGCCAATGGTGAGAATGGATGTTTGGATGCTACATCAGAGGACACTGCAGCACACAATCATGAAGCAACAACCCAGAATGACGTGAAGGATGAGGAAACAAACCAGGAGACTATAGACTCTAGTGGGAAAACTTGTCCGAAGGATGGGAAGATCCTCAATCAAGACGGGAAGTGCGATACTGTCAATGAAGTTGCCCAAAGCG AAAAAAAGGCGGGAAACGTGTGA